Within the Comamonadaceae bacterium OTU4NAUVB1 genome, the region GTCCGAAGCCCTTGACCTCGGTGACCGTGATGCCCTGGACGCCGATGGTCGACAGGGCCTCGCGCACCTCGTCGAGCTTGAAGGGTTTGATGATGGCCGTGACCAGCTTCATTTGAAATTTCTCCTGGAATGGAATGGCGAAGGCGCGGCAGCAAGGCCCGCGCCCTCCTGGAGGCTCAGAGTGCCTTGCTCACCGTGACGATGGCGCGTGCCTTGTTGATGTCGCCGAAGTAGTTCTTCTTGGTGGCGCCCTGCACGCCGCCGTACAGCGCCAGGCCGTTGCCGAAGTCGTAGGACACGCCCACGGCGTAGTCGACGTAGCTGGGCACGCCGCTGCCACGGATGTCGCTGGAGAAGCGCGTGTAGTTCACGGCGCCCTTGAGGGTCAGCGAAGGGGCGATCTCCTGGGCCACGATCAGGCTCAGGTAGCCGGTGCCCGTGCCCTTGAGGCCGGAGTCGTTGCGGTAGTTGGCGTAGCCGAAGTAGTCCTTGGACACGGTGGCCGCGTACTTCAGGGTCACGGGGCCCAGGGTGCCCGCGCCGTACAGTTCGGTCGTGTTGCCGGTGCTGTTGCCGGGGTAGACGTAGGTCAGCGCGCCCACGTCCCAGGCGATGCCGCCGGCGGCGAACTTGTAGCCGCCGTAGAAGTCGCTCTCGATGCTGTTGCCCGGCAGCCAGTTGACGCTGGAGTTCCAGTTGCCCACGTACCAGCCGGTCTCGCCGAACGCATAGTCCAGACCGCCCTGGATCGCCGGCTTGAACGCGCGGTTCTTGCTGGTGTCCTGGTCCTGGCCACGGAACTTGTAGTTGCTCGTCAACGCGACGTTGCCCGTGAACTGGGCGGCGGCGAGCATGGGCAGCGACGCCAGGGCGGCGACGGCCAGGGCCTGGGCGGTCTTGCGGTGCATCATCGGGTGACTCCTCGAGTATTTAATAGGTTGGGAAGTCCTTCAAAGCAGGGAGCGTGCCAAAGGCGTCGAACCGCGTGTCACCGCGTTTCGTCCGTCCCTCGGCCCGGGCGCACCAAAAGAGCGGCCCGGCTGGCACTGGAAGATTGACGCACCATGTTGGTGATTAAAAGCAAGCAGGGAGAAGAAAATGAGTCTGTCTTTGGTGCAGAGCCGGGCGCTGCTCGGCCTGGAGGCGCCATCGGTCACCGTCGAGGTGCATCTGGCCAACGGCCTGCCGAGCTTCACGCTGGTCGGCCTGGTCGATGTGGAGGTCAAGGAAGCGCGCGAGCGGGTGCGCTCGGCCATCCAGAACGCCGGGCTGGAGTTTCCCAACAACAAGCGCATCACGGTCAACCTCGCGCCGGCCGACCTGCCCAAGGACTCCGGCCGCTTCGACCTGCCCATCGCCCTGGGCATCCTGGCGGCGAGCGGACAGATCGAGGCGGCGCGGCTGGCCGGCCACGAGTTCGCGGGCGAGCTGTCACTCTCGGGCGAATTGCGTCCCGTGCGCGGGGCCTGGCGATGGCGTTGGCGCTGCTCATGCACGGCGTCGCGACCCGGCTGGTGCTGCCCCCGGACAGTGCGCGCGAGGCCGCGCTGGTGCCCGGCGCCGAGGTCTATGGTGCGCGCCACCTGCTCGACGTGGTCGACCGGTTCCGCCCGCCGCCGGCCGAGGGCGCCGCCCCGTCCGAACCCGCCACCGGCGCCGGGCCCGGGACCGGCTGGACGCGCCTGCACCCCGCCACCGGTGCAGCCGAGGCCGTGGCCTATCCCGACCTCGCCGATGTCAAGGGTCACGCGGGGGCCAAGCGCGTGCTGGAGATCGCGGCGGCCGGCGGCCACAGCCTGCTGATGGTCGGCCCGCCGGGATCGGGCAAGTCGATGCTGGCGCAGCGCTTCGCCGGCCTGCTGCCGGCCATGACGGTGGACGAGGCGCTGCAGAGCGCGGCCGTCGCCAGCCTGGCCGGACGTTTCTCGCCGGCGCACTGGATGCGCCGCCCGACCTGTGGGCCGCACCACACCGCCAGCGCCGTCGCGCTGGTGGGCGGCGGCTCGCCGCCGCGCCCGGGCGAGATCTCGCTGGCGCACCACGGCGTGCTGTTCCTCGACGAATTCCCGGAGTTCTCCCGCGCCGCGCTCGAGGCCCTGCGCGAGCCCCTGGAGACGGGCACCATCACCATCGCGCGCGCCGCCCGGCGCGCCGAGTTCCCGGCCCGCTTCCAGCTCGTCGCGGCGATGAACCCCTGCCCCTGCGGCCACCTGGGCGCGGCGCGTCACGCCTGCCGCTGCACGCCCGATCAGGTGCTGCGCTACCAGGGGAAGCTCAGCGGCCCGCTGCTCGACCGCATCGACCTGCACATCGAGGTGCCGGCGATCCCCGCCCAGGAACTGCTCGACACCGCCCTGGAGGGCGAATCCACCGCCGTCATCCGCGCGCGCGTCGTGGCCGCGCGCGACCTCGCCCTGGCGCGCCAGGGCCGGACCAACCAGGCGCTGCAGGGCGCCGACATCGACCGCCACGCCGCGCTCGAGCCCGCCGCCCTGACGTTCATGCACGCCGCCGCCGCCAAGCTGGGCTGGTCGGCGCGCGGCACGCACCGCGTGCTGAAGGTGGCGCGCACCGTGGCCGACCTGGCCGGCGCGGCCGGGGTGCAGGTCGCGCACGTCGCCGAGGCGGTGCAGTACCGGCGGGCCTTGCGCGCGGCGGGGTGAGGGCGGTGAGGGCGGTGAGGGCGGCGTGGGGGGTGCGGACGGCCGCCGGCGCCGCGTCGCCTCAGAGCAGCCCGCGCCCGGCCAGGTTCTTCATCAGCGCGCCGATGCCGAAGGTCCAGCGCGGTGCCTGATCGGCGTGCACCACGCGATTGATCAGCGCACCGAGCTCGGGCGCGGCGATGCGCACGCGGTCGCCCACGACGTGGGTGAAGCCCTGGCCGGGACCGTGGCGGTCCTGCGTCGGCGCGAACATGGTGCCCAGGAACAGCATCAGGCCGTCGGGGTAGGCGTGGTGCGCGCCGATGGCCTGGCCCACGAGATCGAGCGGATCGCGGCTGATCCGCGCGAGCGAGCTCGATCCCTCCATCACGAAGCCTTCGGGGCCGTCCACGCGCAGGGCCACCGTGATGCGGCGCACGTCGTCGATGCCGAAGTGATCGTCGAACAGGCGGATGAACGGCCCGATGGCGCAGGAGGCGTTGTTGTCCTTGGCCTTGCCCAGCAGCAGGGCGCTGCGGCCCTCGAAGTCGCGCAGGTTGACGTCGTTGCCCAGCGCGGCGCCCTTCGTGCGGCCCTGGCTGTCGACGGCCAGCACGACTTCCGGCTCGGGGTTGTTCCAGACCGAGCCCGAATGGATGCCGACCTGCGCGCCGGTGCCCACGGCCGCCAGCACGGGCGCCTTGGTGAAGATCTCGGCGTCCGGGCCGATGCCGACCTCCAGGTACTGCGACCAGGCCCCCTGGGCGATCAGCACCTCCTTCACGCGCGCCGCCTCGGGCGAGCCCGGCACGATCCCGTGCAGGTTGTCGCCCAGCACGTCGCCCAGGGCCGCGCGGGTGGCCTCGGCGCGCGAGGCGTCGCCCCGGGCCTGCTCCTCGATCACGCGCTCGAGCAGGCTCTCGATGAAGGTCACGCCGCTGGCCTTCACGGCCTGCAGGTCGCACGGGGCGAGCAGGTGGGGCGTCGCGTCGCCGCCGGCCTCGGCGGCCGTGGCCAGCACGTCGTCGAGCGAGGCGATGCGCGGCGCCGTGCCGGCCGCCAGCGCGGCGCGCACGGCGGCGGCGGGGTCCTGGCCCTCGAGCAGCGCGCTGGCGGTGGGCGCCAGGCGCGAGAGGTCGTGCAGTCCGCCCTCGTGCACCGCCACCAGCACCGGCCCGACGCCCGGCTGCCAACAGCGGCCCACGAGCGTCGCGCGCTGGACGTCGCGGGGCAGCGTCATCGCCGCGTCGAGCCCGAGGGAGGGCGACGCAGCGGAATCGAAAACGGCGTGGTCGGCGGTCGTGGAAGGCATGGTGCGTGTCTCTCGATGCAGGGTCGTTGGAAGGCCTGGAGCGGCATGGGATTCTCGGCCGCTTCGGCGGCCGGACAATGCGCGGTTGTCCTCACCCTTCCCGCTCCTCCCATGCTCGGCTTCCTTCCTCCCGTCGTCCGCGGCGTCGTCGCGTTCCTGCTGCTGGTGATCAACACGCTGTTCTGGTGCGCGTTGCTCTTCGTGTGCGCGCTGGTGAAGCTGGCGCTGCCGTTCGCGGCGGTGCGGCGGCGCATCGATCCGCTGCTCAACGCCATCGCCACGGCCTGGATCGCCTGCAACGGCGCCTGGATGCGGCTGACCCAGCGCACCGCGTGGGACGTGGCGGGCGTGGACACGCTGGCCTACCGGGGCTGGTACCTGGTCAACGCCAACCATCAGTCGTGGGTCGACATCTTCGTGCTGCAGCGCGTGCTCAACCGGCGCATCCCGCTGTTGAAGTTCTTCCTGAAGCAGCAGCTGATCTACGTGCCGGTGATCGGTCTGGCGTGGTGGGCGCTCGACTTTCCGTTCATGAAGCGCCACGGCAAGGCCGACCTGCGCAGGAACCCAGCGCTGCGCCAGCAGGACCGCGAGACCACGCGCCGCGCCTGCGAGAAGTTCGCGCTGGTGCCCACCAGCGTGATGAACTTCGCCGAGGGCACGCGCTTCACGCCGGCCAAGCACCGCGCCCAGTCCTCGCCCTACCGCCACCTGCTCAAGCCCAAGGCCGGCGCCCTGGCACTGGCGCTCGACGCCATGGACGGCAAGTTCCAGTCGCTGGTCGACGTGACGATCGTCTACCCGGACGGCGTGCCGAGCTTCTGGGATTTCCTGTGCGGGCGCACCACCCGCGTGGTGCTGCGCGCGCGCGAGGTGCCGATCCCCGCGGCCTTCGGCCACGGCGACTACGAAGGCGATGCGGCCTACCGCGGCGACTTCCACCGCTGGCTGGCGGAGGTCTGGGCGTTCAAGGACGCGCAGATCGAACGGCTGCTGCGCCCGGGCCCAAGCGCCTGATCGGGGCCGGCGGCCGGCCGGCCCGTCAGGTTCCCAGGATGTCGGTCGACCGGATGCGCCTGACCCCTTGGGCCGTCATCCGCTTCCACGCCGCCGCCAGCGAGCTGTTCAGGTCGATGGCGCGCGTGGCGTCCTCGATCACGCAGGCCTCGAAGCCGGCCTTGCGGGCATCGAGCGCCGTCCAGGCGACGCAGAAGTCGGTCGCCAGCCCGGTGACGAACACGGTCCTGATGCCGCGCTGCTTCAGGTAGCCCCCCAGGCCGGTGGCGGTCTTGCGGTCGGCCTCCTCGAAGGCGGAGTAGCTGTCGACGTCCTTGTGGAAGCCCTTGCGCACGATGACCTGCGCGGTGGGCAGCTTCAGGTCCCGGTGCAGCGCGGCGTCCTCGGTGCCCTGCACGCAGTGGTCGGGCCACAGCACCTGCGTGCCATAACTCAGCGTCGTGGTCTCGAAGGGCTTGGCGCCGGCGTGCGCGGTGGCGAAGGACGCGTGGCCGGGCGTGTGCCAGTCCTGCGTGACGACGATGTTCTCGAAGGCCGCGGCAAGCCGGTTGATGACCGGCACGACCTCGGCGCCGCCCTTGACCGGCAGCGTGCCGCCCTCGACGAAGCAGTTCTGGACGTCGACGACGATCAGCGCGGCCTTCGCGCCCGGCACGATCCGGGTCGCGGCGAACGCGACGCCGGCGAAATGCGTCGACAGGCCGGCGAGCCCGAGCGCGGCGCCGGCGTGGAGGAAGGTTCTGCGATGCATCGGCACTCCTTGGAACGGGATGGAAAAGAGGGAACGCGGAGCGACCGGGTGGCGGTTCGGCACGCGGGGGCGCCGGGCCGGTCGCTGCAGGCCCGGGAACCGGCACCGGACCTCGGCGTTCACCGCCAGTTCGGCCATCGAGCCCCGGAAGCGGACCTCGCCCTTCTGCAGCACGCAGGCCCGCGCGGCGAAGTGCGTGTTCTGCTCCGACAGCAGGATGCCCACGCCCTCGGCCTTGAGCGCAAGGATCATGCCGGCCATCCGCTCGACGATCACCGGCGCGATGACTTAGACCCCGCTGGCGGTGCCGGCTCGCGGGTCGAAGACAATCGGAGGCCTTCGACCGGTTGACGCCGCCAGCCCTTGCGCCAAGCATCCGTCGCCGCCATCCCGTCAACTTCTCCCTTCGAGTCTTTCCTTTCATGAGTGCATTCAGCGAAGAACGCGTCCTGTCAGTCCACCACTGGACCGACCGCCTGTTCACCTTCACCACCACGCGCGACCCGGCACTGCGCTTCTCCAACGGCCACTTCACCATGATCGGGCTGCGGGTCAACGACAAGCCGCTGCTGCGCGCCTACAGCATCGCCAGCCCCAACTACGAGGAATACCTCGAGTTCCTGAGCATCAAGGTCGACGACGGCCCGCTGACCTCGCGCCTGCAGCACATCCAGGTCGGCGACACCGTCATCGTCGGGCGCAAGCCCACGGGCACGCTGCTGATCGACTACACCCTGCCCGGCAAGCGGCTCTACCTGTTCGGCACCGGCACCGGCCTCGCGCCCTTCATGAGCATCATTCGCGACCCGGAGACCTACGAGAAGTTCGAGAAGGTGATCCTGGTGCACGGCGTGCGCCAGATCGACGAGCTGGCCTACCACGACCTGGTGGTGGACCATCTCCCGCGCCACGAGATCCTGGGCGAGATGATCGAGAAGCAGCTGCTGTACTACCCGACGGTGACGCGCGAGGAATACCGCAACATGGGCCGCATCACCGAACTGGTGGAGAGCAACAAGCTCACCGACGACCTCGGCCTGCCCCCCATCGACCCCGCCGAGGACCGCGTGATGCTGTGCGGCAGCCCCGGCATGCTGGTCGACCTGAAGCACATGCTGGAAGGCCGCGGCTTCAAGGAAGGCAACACCTCCACCCCCGGCGATTTCGTCGTCGAGCGGGCCTTCGCCGAGAAGTGACGCGGCCTCCGCGCGGGGCGGTCCGGACGCAGCGCCCGGCCCGATGGCGGGGCGCCCGGCCGCTCAGGCCGTCAGGTGCTTGCCGACGATGCCGGCGAGTTCGAACATCGTCACCTGGTCCTTGCCGAACACCGCCCTGAGCTTGGCGTCGGCGTTGATGGCGCGCTTGTTGGCCGCGTCCTGCAGGCCCTGGGCCTTGATGTAGTCCCACAGCTTCTTGATGACCTCGGTGCGCGCCACGGGCTCGGCGCCGATCACCGCGGCCAGGGCCTCGCTCGGCTTCAGTCCGGCGCCGGGCGTCGTCTTGCGCGGCGCCTTCGGGGCGGCGGCCTTCTTGGCGGCGGCGGTGGCCGTCTTCTTCGCCGCGGCGGCCGTGGCGGTCTTCTTGGCGGGCGCGGCCTTGGCGAAGGTCTTGCGCGGCGGGAATTTGCTCCCCCCCTCGCGCGGCGCGAACTCGAAGACCACCTTGCCCTCGTCCTTGC harbors:
- a CDS encoding TorF family putative porin is translated as MHRKTAQALAVAALASLPMLAAAQFTGNVALTSNYKFRGQDQDTSKNRAFKPAIQGGLDYAFGETGWYVGNWNSSVNWLPGNSIESDFYGGYKFAAGGIAWDVGALTYVYPGNSTGNTTELYGAGTLGPVTLKYAATVSKDYFGYANYRNDSGLKGTGTGYLSLIVAQEIAPSLTLKGAVNYTRFSSDIRGSGVPSYVDYAVGVSYDFGNGLALYGGVQGATKKNYFGDINKARAIVTVSKAL
- a CDS encoding fumarylacetoacetate hydrolase family protein; this encodes MTLPRDVQRATLVGRCWQPGVGPVLVAVHEGGLHDLSRLAPTASALLEGQDPAAAVRAALAAGTAPRIASLDDVLATAAEAGGDATPHLLAPCDLQAVKASGVTFIESLLERVIEEQARGDASRAEATRAALGDVLGDNLHGIVPGSPEAARVKEVLIAQGAWSQYLEVGIGPDAEIFTKAPVLAAVGTGAQVGIHSGSVWNNPEPEVVLAVDSQGRTKGAALGNDVNLRDFEGRSALLLGKAKDNNASCAIGPFIRLFDDHFGIDDVRRITVALRVDGPEGFVMEGSSSLARISRDPLDLVGQAIGAHHAYPDGLMLFLGTMFAPTQDRHGPGQGFTHVVGDRVRIAAPELGALINRVVHADQAPRWTFGIGALMKNLAGRGLL
- a CDS encoding acyltransferase, with protein sequence MLGFLPPVVRGVVAFLLLVINTLFWCALLFVCALVKLALPFAAVRRRIDPLLNAIATAWIACNGAWMRLTQRTAWDVAGVDTLAYRGWYLVNANHQSWVDIFVLQRVLNRRIPLLKFFLKQQLIYVPVIGLAWWALDFPFMKRHGKADLRRNPALRQQDRETTRRACEKFALVPTSVMNFAEGTRFTPAKHRAQSSPYRHLLKPKAGALALALDAMDGKFQSLVDVTIVYPDGVPSFWDFLCGRTTRVVLRAREVPIPAAFGHGDYEGDAAYRGDFHRWLAEVWAFKDAQIERLLRPGPSA
- the pncA gene encoding bifunctional nicotinamidase/pyrazinamidase, encoding MHRRTFLHAGAALGLAGLSTHFAGVAFAATRIVPGAKAALIVVDVQNCFVEGGTLPVKGGAEVVPVINRLAAAFENIVVTQDWHTPGHASFATAHAGAKPFETTTLSYGTQVLWPDHCVQGTEDAALHRDLKLPTAQVIVRKGFHKDVDSYSAFEEADRKTATGLGGYLKQRGIRTVFVTGLATDFCVAWTALDARKAGFEACVIEDATRAIDLNSSLAAAWKRMTAQGVRRIRSTDILGT
- a CDS encoding ferredoxin--NADP reductase, encoding MSAFSEERVLSVHHWTDRLFTFTTTRDPALRFSNGHFTMIGLRVNDKPLLRAYSIASPNYEEYLEFLSIKVDDGPLTSRLQHIQVGDTVIVGRKPTGTLLIDYTLPGKRLYLFGTGTGLAPFMSIIRDPETYEKFEKVILVHGVRQIDELAYHDLVVDHLPRHEILGEMIEKQLLYYPTVTREEYRNMGRITELVESNKLTDDLGLPPIDPAEDRVMLCGSPGMLVDLKHMLEGRGFKEGNTSTPGDFVVERAFAEK